The window TGCAGTAGGAAGGAGTTCTCCTCTTCGCTGGTGCATCGGCACTTCGACTCCGATGGCAAGGCGCAGTACGCGGCCATCGAGGTGGCGCCGCTGCTGAACCCGGACGGGAGTCTCACGGGCTGCATCGAGATGACCCGCGATATTTCCCATCGGATCCTGCTGGAGGAAGAGCTGAAGGCCACCGAGGCCCAGCTGAAGAAGTTCATGGAGCTGGCGCCCCTGGCCACGTACGTGAAGAACCGCCAGGGCCAGTACATTGAGGTCAACCGAGCAACCTGTACCCTGCTGGGCCGGGAGAAGAGAGAGATCATCGGCAAGACGGATGAGGAGCTGTTGCCCGAGGAGGCGGCCACGGTCATGCGCGCCGAAGACCAGAACGTGCTGCAAGCCCAGGCGCAGGTTAGCTTCGAGACCGAGGTATCGCTGGGCGGGAATACGATCGTCTTGTCCACTATCAAGTATCCGGTATTGGACGCGAAAGGCACGGTGAGCGCGGTAGCCGGTCTTTCCAAAGACGTGACGGCCCAGCGCGAGGTCGAGGCGGAGCTGATCCGGACCCGTGGGTACCTCCAGAACATCCTCGACAACGCTCCGGTGATGGTGATTACGACCGATCTGGATGGGCGGATCGTCTCCTTCAATCGGCACGCCGAGTCGTGCTACGGTTACGAGGCGAAAGAGATCATCGGTAAGCTTGTGATCCCGCTGTTCAGGTCACGGGAGGAGTGGGAGGCGCTATTGGGGCGCGTGGTACATGGCGGCACCATCCGGGACCATGAGACCACGAGACTGCGAAAAGACGGCAGCCAGATGACCGTTTCGATAACACTCGCCCCGCTCAAGGACAATGCCGGCAATATGATCGGGACGGTAGCCATGAGCCGGGACATCACCGAACGTCAAGCGCTCATAAACCAGGTTATGCAGAGCGAGCGTCTGGCCGCGGTGGGTCACTTGGCCGCGGGCGTGGCGCATGAGATAAACAATCCGCTGGCTGTGATCGCGGAAATCACCGGCTATCTGCAGGACCTCACCGAGGAAGGTCCGGCGGTGAAGCGAAGGCAATTGGATAGAGAGCTCCAGGAAGGGTTGCCAAAGGTGGCGGCGCAGATCCGGCGGTGCCGTAGCATCACCTCCAGGCTACTCAGTTTCGCCCGCAAGAGCGAGGTGCGCAGGGAGGTGGCAGATGTGAGCACCACGCTGGACGATATCCTACCCTACCTGGTAAAGGAGGCACGGCTTGCGGGGGTGCAGATCCACCGACGTTTACATGCTGGCCTCCCCCTGGTATGCATCGAGGACCTGCAACTGGAGGAGGTTCTCATCAATCTCATCAAGAACGCGATCCATGCCATGAGCCCCCGGGGTTACGGGAACGTCTGGATATTCTCGACAAACAGAGGCGGGCATGTGGTCCTCACCGTCAAGGACGACGGGCCCGGTATCGCCAAGGATGTCATGGCTAGGCTGTTTGACCCATTCGTTAGCACCAAGCCTGTCGGACAGGGCACGGGACTGGGGCTGTCTATCTGCTATGGCATCGTGAAACACCACGGCGGGGAGATCCTTGTCGATTCAGAGCCCGACCAAGGGACAAACTTCCAGATCGTCCTGCCCGCTGTTCGTGAGGCGACCAAGGCAAACCAGAGAGATCGCTGCCTCGGACCCGATCAGGTCCCATGAACATCCGGGTTCTCCTGGTAGACGACGAGAAAGAGTTCGCCAACTATATGGCAAAGAGGCTGAGCGTCCGCGGGATGCAGGTGCAGATCGCCTACAGCGGCAGCTCGGCCCTGAAATTGGTCGCCGGTCATCCGGTCGATGTCGTACTGCTTGACCTGCTCATGCCCGGGATCGACGGTTTCGAGGTATTCCGTGAGATCAAGAGGATGCGTCCTGAGGCGCAGGTGATCATGCTTTCCGGCAATGCCGACCGGGAGGCCGTAGCGGAGGGAGAGGCACTCGGTGCCGTGGACTACATCCGCAAACCCTGCGAGTTCAGCACGCTGCTTGACGCAATCAAGAACGCCGATGAGCGGAGGGCGGACGGGGGATTAGACACAAAATGATCCGTGTCGTTAACCTGATGACTGAGCCTTTGCTTCAGCTTCAGCCAGCACA is drawn from Gammaproteobacteria bacterium and contains these coding sequences:
- a CDS encoding PAS domain-containing protein, with protein sequence MSVVGVADINPNASGVRYAREIGVEHITTDYRDLYTIPNLALIIELTHSDRVRDEIERTRPRYVRLIDHFAARLFWELHQAEKAVIEQRNLLNQQIEAEGKRIAQIFDSIPDELLVVDTDMIVRHANATFLKHHGVRLVDVQGKSYDAISKSLRGEPQIDVVERAFKQICSRKEFSSSLVHRHFDSDGKAQYAAIEVAPLLNPDGSLTGCIEMTRDISHRILLEEELKATEAQLKKFMELAPLATYVKNRQGQYIEVNRATCTLLGREKREIIGKTDEELLPEEAATVMRAEDQNVLQAQAQVSFETEVSLGGNTIVLSTIKYPVLDAKGTVSAVAGLSKDVTAQREVEAELIRTRGYLQNILDNAPVMVITTDLDGRIVSFNRHAESCYGYEAKEIIGKLVIPLFRSREEWEALLGRVVHGGTIRDHETTRLRKDGSQMTVSITLAPLKDNAGNMIGTVAMSRDITERQALINQVMQSERLAAVGHLAAGVAHEINNPLAVIAEITGYLQDLTEEGPAVKRRQLDRELQEGLPKVAAQIRRCRSITSRLLSFARKSEVRREVADVSTTLDDILPYLVKEARLAGVQIHRRLHAGLPLVCIEDLQLEEVLINLIKNAIHAMSPRGYGNVWIFSTNRGGHVVLTVKDDGPGIAKDVMARLFDPFVSTKPVGQGTGLGLSICYGIVKHHGGEILVDSEPDQGTNFQIVLPAVREATKANQRDRCLGPDQVP
- a CDS encoding response regulator; translated protein: MNIRVLLVDDEKEFANYMAKRLSVRGMQVQIAYSGSSALKLVAGHPVDVVLLDLLMPGIDGFEVFREIKRMRPEAQVIMLSGNADREAVAEGEALGAVDYIRKPCEFSTLLDAIKNADERRADGGLDTK